In Nitrospira sp., one genomic interval encodes:
- a CDS encoding FIST C-terminal domain-containing protein: MKLVTACLSSSAQWDGSSFSALDSPQTLLLLFGASDLIDQPDTIRNVLAACPQSQVIGCSTSGEIHGTHIIDNHLVAAAVRFEHSQLRTARATVSGPAESYAAGSAVAAQLQGPSLKAVFVLSDGLSVNGSELVKGMNDVLKGSAVITGGLAGDGARFKRTWVIMDRTPQSGYVTAVGFYGDRLTVGHGSKGGWDKFGPERRVTKSAGNVLYELDGRPALELYKEYLAERAAGLPATALLFPLALRAAKDDEKSLVRTVLGVDEATHSLTFAGDIPQGALAQLMRANFDRLVAGASEAASLTHRSQTSPYASGPTLAVAISCVGRRLVLGERTEEETEAALDMLPQGSQQIGFYSYGEISPYSGGPCDLHNQTMTLTTLAEA, from the coding sequence ATGAAACTTGTTACCGCCTGTCTCTCGTCGAGCGCTCAGTGGGATGGGAGTTCGTTTTCCGCACTCGACTCCCCTCAAACCCTGTTGTTGTTGTTCGGCGCTTCAGATTTGATTGATCAACCGGACACCATCCGGAACGTGCTGGCCGCCTGTCCCCAGAGTCAGGTCATCGGCTGCTCGACCAGCGGGGAAATCCATGGGACGCACATCATCGACAACCATCTGGTGGCTGCAGCCGTACGATTCGAGCACTCGCAGCTCAGGACTGCCCGGGCAACTGTCTCCGGCCCTGCAGAGTCCTATGCGGCCGGTTCGGCTGTCGCCGCCCAACTCCAAGGCCCGTCGCTGAAGGCCGTCTTCGTCCTCTCCGACGGGCTCTCGGTCAATGGGAGCGAACTCGTCAAGGGGATGAACGACGTGCTGAAGGGATCGGCCGTCATCACCGGAGGCCTCGCCGGCGATGGAGCCCGATTCAAGCGCACCTGGGTCATCATGGATCGGACGCCGCAGAGCGGCTACGTCACCGCCGTCGGCTTTTACGGCGATCGGCTCACAGTCGGCCATGGCTCCAAGGGCGGGTGGGACAAGTTCGGGCCGGAGCGGCGGGTGACGAAATCAGCCGGCAACGTGCTGTACGAGCTGGATGGACGTCCTGCGCTCGAGCTGTACAAGGAATATTTGGCCGAGCGCGCCGCCGGACTCCCGGCGACCGCCCTCTTGTTCCCCCTCGCCCTGCGGGCCGCGAAGGACGACGAGAAGAGCCTGGTCCGCACAGTCCTGGGCGTTGATGAAGCCACCCACTCGTTGACCTTCGCCGGCGACATTCCACAAGGGGCGCTGGCGCAGTTGATGCGTGCCAATTTCGACCGTTTGGTGGCAGGCGCCTCCGAGGCGGCCTCGCTGACCCACCGGAGCCAGACCAGCCCCTACGCTTCGGGCCCGACTCTGGCCGTTGCGATCAGCTGTGTCGGTCGGCGGCTGGTGCTGGGAGAGCGAACCGAAGAGGAAACGGAAGCCGCCTTGGACATGCTTCCTCAAGGCAGTCAACAGATCGGCTTCTACTCATACGGAGAAATCTCCCCCTACAGCGGCGGGCCCTGCGATCTCCATAACCAGACCATGACTCTGACGACGTTGGCCGAAGCCTGA
- the folD gene encoding bifunctional methylenetetrahydrofolate dehydrogenase/methenyltetrahydrofolate cyclohydrolase FolD produces MAARIIDGKALAQQVRERLARESAAVLAKTGMKPGLATILVGDDPASHLYVKSKQKACDAAGIYIDDSKLPANTSQSDLLALISQKNADPKIHGILVQLPLPKHIDSKVILDAVSAQKDADGFHPYNFGRLVEGSPIFEACTPKGVIKMIESTGVSIEGKRAVVLGRSNIVGKPLALMLLHRNATVTICHSKTKDLAAVCREAELLLVAIGKPKFVTADMVREGALVIDVGTNRLPDGKVVGDVDFEGVSQKAGWISPVPGGVGPMTIAMLLDNTVESAKRMAGMQ; encoded by the coding sequence GTGGCAGCTCGAATCATCGACGGAAAAGCGTTGGCGCAACAAGTTCGTGAACGGTTGGCTCGGGAGTCGGCGGCCGTGTTGGCCAAGACGGGCATGAAACCGGGGTTGGCGACCATCTTGGTGGGAGATGACCCTGCGTCGCATCTATACGTGAAGAGCAAACAGAAGGCCTGTGATGCGGCCGGGATCTATATCGACGATTCCAAGCTCCCCGCCAATACGAGTCAGTCGGATCTGTTGGCGCTGATTTCGCAAAAGAATGCCGATCCCAAGATCCACGGGATTCTCGTCCAGCTGCCGCTTCCGAAACACATCGACAGCAAGGTGATTCTCGACGCCGTCTCGGCGCAGAAGGATGCCGATGGATTTCACCCCTACAACTTCGGTCGGTTGGTCGAAGGCAGCCCGATTTTCGAGGCCTGCACACCCAAGGGTGTCATCAAGATGATCGAGTCCACCGGGGTGTCGATCGAAGGCAAGCGGGCCGTCGTGTTGGGACGCAGCAACATCGTCGGCAAACCGCTTGCACTGATGCTGCTCCATCGTAATGCCACCGTCACGATCTGCCACTCCAAGACCAAGGATCTGGCGGCGGTCTGCCGGGAGGCGGAGCTCTTGCTCGTGGCCATCGGCAAACCGAAGTTCGTCACGGCGGACATGGTCCGGGAGGGCGCCCTGGTGATCGATGTCGGCACCAATCGCCTGCCGGACGGGAAGGTGGTCGGCGATGTGGACTTCGAGGGAGTCAGCCAGAAGGCGGGATGGATCAGTCCCGTACCAGGCGGCGTCGGCCCGATGACGATTGCGATG